In a genomic window of Novosphingobium sp. KA1:
- a CDS encoding TonB-dependent hemoglobin/transferrin/lactoferrin family receptor: protein MITALLTGTSRIGIGRGTSGGTSRGIGGGMASAAALMLLLPGAPALAQAVDSPDDTVRLGSFPVRAKAEDTADAERSASGKPRVLTTTTTAETLRERMVDSLSDYARRVDAGVNFNPQNQSINIRGLDANRVLTTIDGIRTPWLNDGARGVQGGVALFDFNALTAIDVVKSADSSFFGTGALAGTLALRTLDPEDLLVDGKVQAGLGKVTYDSASDSAYINQAAAVRSKDTLLLIQGGYQNGNETRNQGNTGGTGSTRTDANPASYDQLNLLVKLHQYLPGGHRLGLTGEIFSRDYDENTLTSVGSTYSAYNTQNKTKRKRISGSYDYQGDGGAIREAHLTGYWQRSNLETYTAGERLTAPIGTYIRDSDLEVEMYGLSGAITTDFQTGPFSHAVTLAGEAYRTNTSQYAAGQDNCTAAIYSCSFLHVNQSDMPTVHGTDLGLVLQDRIGVGAAPWLHVTPGIRYDYYRRSPQDTPSYTENAAYEGLPARSSDHHWSPKVLVEAEVLSGLTLYGQYAQAFRAPSATELYLTYGGTGSYVSVGTPELKPETSKGYEFGVHYGDARRGLRVAYYRNTYHNFIDTVTTTAAAAGLSGSYPFGVFKYMNLDRVRIYGIEASGNWEFSKHWRTWASLAYTNGKNTEDDYHLNSIPPLRAVLGLGYTHDTFGLDLSGTVAGSRNKVENPASDLNKTPSYGIIDASAWIQPAFAKGLRLQVGVYNLLDKTYFNALDLPDSGSIPQLFYSQPGRTVKATALISF from the coding sequence ATGATTACCGCGCTGCTGACAGGTACGAGCAGGATCGGCATTGGCCGTGGCACCAGCGGGGGCACCAGCAGGGGCATTGGCGGGGGCATGGCCTCGGCCGCCGCGTTGATGCTTCTGCTCCCCGGCGCTCCGGCGCTGGCGCAGGCCGTGGACAGCCCGGACGATACCGTCCGCCTCGGCTCGTTCCCGGTCAGGGCCAAGGCCGAAGACACCGCCGATGCCGAGCGCAGCGCCAGCGGCAAGCCCCGCGTGCTCACGACCACGACAACCGCCGAGACCCTGCGCGAACGCATGGTCGACAGCCTCTCGGACTATGCCCGCCGCGTCGATGCCGGGGTAAACTTCAACCCGCAGAACCAGTCGATCAACATTCGCGGCCTCGACGCCAACCGCGTGCTCACCACCATCGACGGCATCCGCACCCCCTGGCTCAACGACGGCGCGCGCGGCGTGCAGGGCGGCGTCGCCTTGTTCGACTTCAACGCGCTGACCGCCATCGACGTGGTGAAGAGCGCCGATTCCAGCTTCTTCGGCACCGGCGCCCTGGCCGGCACGCTGGCGCTGCGCACGCTCGATCCCGAGGACCTGCTGGTGGACGGCAAGGTCCAGGCAGGCCTTGGCAAGGTCACGTATGACAGCGCCAGCGACAGTGCCTACATCAACCAGGCCGCCGCCGTGCGCAGCAAGGATACCCTGCTGCTGATCCAGGGCGGCTACCAGAACGGCAACGAGACCAGGAACCAGGGCAATACCGGCGGCACCGGATCGACCCGCACCGATGCCAATCCCGCCAGCTACGACCAGCTCAACCTGCTGGTGAAGCTGCACCAGTACCTGCCCGGCGGACACCGCCTTGGCCTGACCGGTGAGATCTTCTCGCGCGACTATGACGAGAACACGCTGACCTCGGTCGGCTCCACCTATTCCGCCTACAACACCCAGAACAAGACCAAGCGCAAGCGCATCTCGGGCAGCTACGACTACCAGGGCGACGGCGGCGCGATCCGCGAGGCGCACCTGACCGGCTACTGGCAGCGCAGCAACCTCGAAACCTACACCGCCGGCGAGCGCCTGACCGCGCCCATCGGCACGTACATCCGCGACAGCGACCTGGAGGTCGAGATGTACGGCCTGAGCGGCGCGATCACCACCGACTTCCAGACCGGCCCGTTCTCGCATGCGGTCACGCTCGCGGGAGAGGCCTATCGCACCAATACCAGCCAGTACGCCGCCGGGCAGGACAACTGTACCGCCGCGATCTATTCCTGCTCGTTCCTGCACGTGAACCAGTCGGACATGCCGACCGTGCACGGCACCGATCTCGGCCTCGTCCTCCAGGACCGCATCGGCGTCGGCGCGGCGCCGTGGCTGCACGTGACCCCGGGCATCCGCTACGACTATTATCGGCGTTCGCCGCAGGATACGCCCAGCTATACCGAGAATGCCGCCTACGAAGGGCTGCCCGCCAGGTCCTCGGACCACCACTGGTCACCCAAGGTGCTGGTCGAGGCCGAAGTGCTTTCCGGGCTGACGCTCTACGGCCAGTACGCGCAGGCCTTCCGCGCGCCTTCCGCGACCGAACTGTACCTCACCTATGGCGGCACCGGCAGCTACGTCAGCGTCGGCACGCCGGAACTCAAGCCCGAAACCAGCAAGGGTTACGAATTCGGCGTCCACTACGGCGATGCCCGCCGGGGTCTGCGCGTGGCCTACTATCGCAACACGTACCACAACTTCATCGACACCGTGACGACCACGGCGGCCGCCGCCGGCCTGTCTGGCAGCTATCCCTTCGGTGTGTTCAAGTACATGAACCTCGATCGCGTGCGCATCTACGGCATCGAGGCGAGCGGCAACTGGGAATTCTCGAAGCATTGGCGGACCTGGGCCTCGCTGGCCTATACGAACGGCAAGAACACCGAGGACGACTACCACCTGAACTCCATCCCGCCGCTGCGGGCGGTGCTGGGTCTTGGCTATACGCACGACACCTTCGGCCTCGACCTTTCGGGAACGGTCGCCGGATCGCGCAACAAGGTCGAGAACCCCGCGTCGGACCTCAACAAGACGCCGAGCTACGGCATCATCGATGCCAGCGCCTGGATCCAGCCCGCCTTTGCCAAGGGCCTGCGGCTCCAGGTCGGCGTCTACAACCTGCTCGACAAGACCTACTTCAACGCGCTCGACCTGCCCGACAGCGGCAGCATCCCGCAGCTGTTCTACTCGCAGCCCGGCCGCACCGTGAAGGCGACCGCGCTGATCTCGTTCTGA
- a CDS encoding DUF4198 domain-containing protein, translated as MKQQARYRSALACAALAAAFTAPPALAHSPYLLPNGFTLAAQDHVSVEAAFSEHVFVPAIAMQSDLFHVVAPDGAGTALKPVVLRDLTILEVPTPMQGTYRISSGARMGRVAKAALIDGVWEFIDPRRPLPAGVAPVDMQSVTRAEAYVTRGAPTAAALTPTGKGLEYRAITHPDAIRAGKPAEFQLLFDGKPLAGADVEVEEAQAGDGENVRLPLIVSDAQGRFAITAPRAGLYFAMTRHRVAASGADPARSYTYALSYSVTEGERP; from the coding sequence ATGAAACAACAAGCCCGCTACCGGTCGGCTCTGGCGTGCGCCGCGCTGGCCGCCGCCTTCACGGCCCCGCCGGCCCTGGCGCATTCACCCTATCTGCTGCCGAACGGTTTCACGCTCGCCGCGCAGGACCATGTCAGCGTCGAGGCCGCGTTCAGCGAGCATGTCTTCGTGCCCGCCATCGCCATGCAGTCCGACCTGTTCCACGTCGTCGCCCCCGATGGCGCCGGCACCGCGCTGAAACCGGTCGTGCTGCGCGACCTCACGATACTGGAAGTGCCGACCCCGATGCAGGGCACCTATCGCATCAGCAGCGGCGCGCGCATGGGCCGGGTCGCCAAGGCGGCGCTGATCGACGGGGTCTGGGAATTCATCGATCCGCGCCGCCCGCTGCCTGCCGGGGTCGCGCCGGTGGACATGCAGAGCGTGACCAGGGCCGAGGCCTACGTCACCCGCGGCGCGCCGACGGCCGCCGCGCTCACGCCGACCGGCAAGGGCCTTGAATACCGTGCGATCACCCATCCCGACGCGATCCGGGCGGGCAAGCCTGCCGAATTCCAGTTGCTGTTCGATGGCAAGCCGCTCGCCGGGGCCGATGTCGAAGTGGAAGAGGCGCAGGCTGGAGACGGTGAGAATGTGCGCCTGCCGCTGATCGTCAGCGATGCGCAGGGCCGCTTTGCCATCACCGCGCCGCGGGCCGGGCTCTACTTCGCCATGACCCGCCACCGGGTGGCCGCGAGCGGCGCCGATCCGGCGCGCAGCTACACGTACGCGCTCAGCTATTCCGTCACCGAGGGAGAACGACCATGA
- a CDS encoding EF-hand domain-containing protein, translating to MTQTFLRRAFCLCAALLLPCAAHAASHDLATFIREQDLDGDGKVSKDEFQRGRDAEFARMDRNRDGVLSHDEYVGDYRERLERELLERPEAERADLRSRQLRQADVRFRILDSDHGGGISTAEFAASGWAMFLRHDTDHDGWVSMADVPAPAD from the coding sequence ATGACCCAGACCTTCCTGCGCCGCGCCTTTTGCCTTTGCGCGGCGCTGCTACTGCCCTGCGCGGCCCATGCCGCCTCGCACGACCTGGCTACCTTCATCCGCGAGCAGGATCTCGACGGGGACGGCAAGGTCAGCAAGGACGAGTTCCAGCGCGGCCGCGACGCCGAATTCGCGCGGATGGACCGCAACCGCGACGGTGTCCTCTCGCACGACGAATATGTCGGCGACTACCGCGAACGGCTGGAGCGCGAACTGCTCGAACGTCCCGAAGCCGAGCGCGCGGACTTGCGCAGCCGACAGCTTCGCCAGGCCGATGTGCGCTTCCGGATCCTCGACAGCGATCACGGCGGCGGCATCTCGACCGCCGAATTCGCGGCGAGCGGCTGGGCCATGTTCCTGCGCCACGACACCGACCACGACGGCTGGGTCTCCATGGCGGACGTGCCCGCCCCTGCGGACTGA
- a CDS encoding TonB-dependent receptor plug domain-containing protein, with the protein MKISLTRLSLGAALVWAPFPALAQTATESGDAAEPGADIIVTGTRAEGRSRLDSASPVDVLSANSLRQQGTTELGSALAAVAPSIDFPRPSAVDGTDAIRPATLRGLSPDATLVLINGVRGHSAALLNTNGAVGRGSAAVDLNTVPTVALETIEVLRDGASAQYGSDAIAGVVNLRLRKARSGGGASVTYGLYDTDVDTARGSRSVTGERAITASAWQGFGFGEDGYLTVSGEYVNRDATNRADFDPRVTPSRVTGRFGDPAVEQYSLWANAGTSVGDNWQLYGWLGYQHRESESAAFPRLPSAATAVSELYPDGFLPLINTRSKDLNSALGLKGDLGDWNVDVNVSYGRNRIDFRTLDTANYSYGNESRTDFYDGALIYDQLVGGVDVSRKFDVFQSLNLAFGVEGRREGYEIKAGEPASYDYADNPVAGAAPGAQGFLGFSPLNEVSKHRGNQSIYLDLEAQVTDKLLVGLAGRGEHYSDFGSTGTGKLSLRYDFSPAFAVRGTASTGFRAPSLQQQYFTSVSSVVQNGVPILTGTYPSTSDVAVALGGKKLQPEKSTNLSAGFVVRSGGFDLTVDGYRIHLRDQLGLSENIQASFSSQVADLLAPFNVSAARFFINGLASTTKGIDAVAHYRLHAGENTFDLTLAGNVNDVKVTKVPTSTSVLDPAPTLFARSRILTIEQGTPGEKVTGSVDWSNGPLGATLRATYYGDVLQAGTTAANDYNTGAHTITDLELRYQPAKGAQVAIGASNLFDVYPHKVPAALNSTGVLGFPYYSPFGFNGRYLYVRAGFNW; encoded by the coding sequence GTGAAAATCAGCCTGACCCGCCTCTCGCTGGGGGCAGCCCTCGTCTGGGCGCCATTCCCCGCGCTGGCCCAGACCGCGACCGAGAGCGGCGACGCCGCCGAACCCGGCGCCGACATCATCGTCACCGGCACCCGCGCCGAAGGACGCTCGCGGCTCGACAGCGCCTCGCCGGTCGATGTGCTGAGCGCGAACAGCCTGCGCCAGCAAGGCACCACCGAACTCGGAAGCGCGCTCGCCGCCGTCGCCCCGTCCATCGATTTCCCCCGCCCCTCGGCCGTCGACGGCACCGACGCGATCCGCCCCGCCACCCTGCGCGGCCTCTCGCCCGACGCCACGCTGGTGCTGATCAACGGCGTGCGCGGCCATTCCGCCGCACTGCTCAACACCAATGGCGCCGTCGGGCGCGGCTCGGCCGCGGTCGACCTCAACACCGTGCCGACCGTGGCGCTGGAGACCATCGAGGTACTGCGCGACGGCGCTTCCGCCCAATACGGTTCGGACGCCATCGCCGGTGTCGTCAACTTGCGCCTGCGCAAGGCACGCAGCGGCGGCGGCGCCAGCGTGACCTATGGCCTCTACGATACCGACGTGGACACCGCGCGCGGCAGCCGCAGCGTGACCGGCGAACGCGCGATCACCGCCTCGGCCTGGCAGGGCTTCGGCTTCGGCGAGGACGGCTACCTGACCGTTTCCGGCGAATACGTGAACCGCGACGCCACCAACCGCGCCGACTTCGACCCGCGCGTCACCCCTTCGCGGGTGACCGGCCGCTTCGGTGACCCCGCCGTCGAGCAGTACAGCCTCTGGGCCAATGCCGGCACCTCGGTGGGCGACAACTGGCAGCTTTACGGCTGGCTGGGCTACCAGCACCGCGAAAGCGAAAGCGCGGCCTTCCCGCGCCTGCCCTCTGCCGCCACCGCCGTGTCCGAACTCTACCCGGATGGCTTCCTGCCGCTCATCAACACCCGCTCGAAGGACCTCAATTCGGCGCTGGGCCTGAAAGGCGACCTCGGCGACTGGAACGTCGACGTAAACGTCAGCTACGGCCGCAACCGGATCGATTTCCGCACGCTCGATACCGCCAACTACAGCTACGGCAACGAATCCCGGACCGACTTCTACGACGGCGCGCTGATCTACGACCAACTGGTCGGCGGCGTGGACGTATCGCGCAAGTTCGATGTGTTCCAGTCGCTCAACCTCGCCTTCGGCGTGGAGGGGCGCCGCGAGGGGTATGAGATCAAGGCGGGCGAGCCTGCCTCCTACGATTATGCCGACAATCCGGTGGCAGGCGCGGCGCCGGGTGCGCAGGGCTTCCTCGGCTTCTCGCCGCTCAACGAAGTGAGCAAGCATCGCGGCAACCAGAGCATCTATCTCGATCTCGAGGCGCAAGTGACCGACAAGCTGCTGGTCGGCCTGGCCGGGCGCGGCGAGCATTATTCCGATTTCGGCTCGACCGGGACCGGCAAGCTCTCGCTGCGCTACGACTTCAGCCCGGCCTTCGCGGTCCGCGGCACTGCCTCCACCGGCTTCCGCGCCCCCTCGCTCCAGCAGCAGTACTTCACCTCGGTCTCCTCGGTGGTGCAGAACGGCGTGCCGATCCTGACCGGCACTTATCCCTCGACCAGCGACGTCGCCGTGGCGCTGGGCGGCAAGAAGCTCCAGCCCGAAAAGTCCACCAACCTTTCGGCGGGCTTTGTCGTGCGCAGCGGCGGCTTCGACCTGACCGTCGACGGCTACCGTATCCACCTGCGCGACCAGCTCGGCCTTTCGGAGAACATCCAGGCCAGCTTCAGTTCGCAAGTGGCCGACCTGCTGGCGCCCTTCAACGTCTCGGCGGCACGCTTCTTCATCAACGGCCTCGCCTCGACCACCAAGGGCATCGACGCGGTGGCCCACTACCGCCTGCATGCGGGGGAGAACACCTTCGACCTGACGCTCGCGGGCAACGTCAACGACGTCAAGGTGACCAAGGTGCCGACCTCTACCTCGGTGCTCGATCCGGCGCCGACGCTGTTTGCCCGCAGCCGCATCCTGACCATCGAGCAGGGCACCCCCGGCGAGAAGGTGACGGGATCGGTGGACTGGTCTAACGGCCCGCTGGGCGCGACGCTGCGGGCGACCTACTACGGCGACGTGCTGCAGGCCGGAACCACGGCGGCGAACGACTACAACACCGGCGCCCACACGATCACCGACCTGGAACTGCGCTATCAGCCCGCCAAGGGCGCGCAAGTGGCGATCGGCGCAAGCAACCTGTTCGACGTCTACCCGCACAAGGTGCCCGCCGCGCTGAACTCGACCGGCGTGCTGGGCTTCCCGTACTACTCGCCCTTCGGCTTCAACGGACGCTATCTCTACGTCCGCGCCGGCTTCAACTGGTAA
- a CDS encoding EAL domain-containing protein: protein MSRRKIAAIASLLAVLAAVTPLAGIAIYARHSAAESEKRHLEEYAGWTLKRTDRSLDFARDAIRQLEREGFSDCSPAHIARMRRLTLATRSVEEIGFFMNGRLACTSWGRVDQPIAMGKPDLQLDDGFGLFLKMPARLSGGIAMNALSHGNYNALMHPARMIDVLTDTAMTLGIASIDGRVISVSGPVPTDLLERVANRKGAGRQGQFMFASIDEGKLRAFAISDHTLAETRAQKELWYLVPLGLVTSALLVALVLWALRQRLSPHKELAIAVKNREFITLYQPIIELSTGRCVGAEALMRWNRPDGTSISPEIFIPLAEETGLIEALTDHAIECVAADLARWKGECGGEYGGIHIAVNISSADMQSGRFLAVLAKSLADADVASEQIWLEATERGFMNAAAARATIERARAAGHVIAIDDFGTGYSSLSLLETLPLDTLKIDKSFISAIGKQAATSLVIPHIIEMGHSLNFKIVAEGVETEAQQAYLKDAGVEFAQGWLYSKALPADDFVAFHNRTNKAAA, encoded by the coding sequence ATGAGCCGCCGCAAGATTGCCGCCATTGCCTCTTTGCTCGCCGTGCTGGCGGCAGTCACGCCACTGGCAGGCATCGCCATCTACGCGCGGCATAGCGCTGCCGAATCCGAAAAACGCCACCTTGAGGAATATGCCGGGTGGACCCTCAAGCGTACCGATCGAAGTCTCGACTTCGCCCGCGACGCCATCAGGCAGCTCGAACGGGAAGGGTTTTCCGATTGCTCCCCGGCGCACATCGCACGCATGCGCCGGCTTACCCTTGCGACACGCTCTGTCGAAGAAATCGGCTTTTTCATGAACGGGCGTCTCGCCTGCACGAGTTGGGGCCGCGTGGATCAACCGATCGCGATGGGCAAGCCCGACCTGCAGTTGGACGATGGCTTCGGCTTGTTCCTGAAAATGCCGGCACGGCTCTCCGGCGGCATCGCCATGAATGCGCTAAGCCATGGAAATTACAATGCGCTCATGCATCCCGCGCGCATGATCGATGTGTTGACCGACACCGCCATGACGCTGGGAATCGCCTCGATCGATGGCCGGGTTATTTCCGTCAGCGGCCCGGTGCCGACAGACCTCCTTGAGCGCGTGGCCAACCGCAAGGGGGCGGGGCGACAGGGCCAGTTCATGTTCGCCTCGATCGATGAGGGAAAGCTGCGGGCATTTGCGATAAGCGATCATACGCTTGCGGAAACACGCGCCCAGAAGGAGTTGTGGTATCTCGTCCCGCTCGGGCTCGTCACTTCGGCGCTTCTCGTGGCGCTTGTCCTCTGGGCATTACGTCAGCGCCTTTCACCGCACAAGGAACTGGCAATCGCGGTGAAAAACCGCGAGTTCATCACCCTCTACCAACCCATCATCGAGCTATCGACCGGCCGATGCGTCGGCGCCGAAGCCCTGATGCGGTGGAACCGGCCGGACGGGACTTCCATATCTCCGGAAATATTCATCCCACTGGCCGAGGAAACCGGCCTGATCGAGGCGCTCACCGACCATGCGATCGAGTGCGTCGCTGCCGATCTTGCGCGCTGGAAAGGTGAATGCGGGGGCGAGTATGGGGGCATTCACATTGCCGTCAACATCTCCTCCGCCGACATGCAAAGCGGGCGTTTCCTGGCCGTGCTGGCGAAATCACTGGCTGACGCCGACGTGGCGAGCGAACAGATCTGGCTCGAGGCAACCGAACGCGGCTTCATGAACGCCGCCGCGGCCCGTGCCACCATCGAACGCGCCCGCGCGGCAGGCCATGTCATCGCGATTGACGACTTCGGCACCGGCTATTCCAGTCTGTCATTGCTGGAGACGTTGCCGCTCGACACGCTCAAGATCGATAAATCGTTCATCAGTGCGATCGGCAAGCAGGCGGCAACGAGCCTGGTCATTCCGCACATCATTGAAATGGGTCACAGCCTCAATTTCAAGATCGTGGCAGAAGGCGTCGAGACCGAGGCACAGCAAGCGTACCTGAAGGATGCCGGCGTCGAGTTTGCCCAGGGATGGCTGTACTCGAAGGCGCTGCCAGCAGACGATTTCGTGGCGTTTCATAATCGCACGAACAAGGCAGCGGCGTGA
- a CDS encoding GNAT family N-acetyltransferase, translated as MSKPVIRPFVPADEQGVLDVILPIQQQEFGVAITAEDQPDLRAIPSWYQTGRGAFLVAEHEGRIVGTIAMKDIGDLGSGTDRKGGGALRKMFVAADYRGRERGVATALLHSLLDASRAKGIGTVYLGTTDRFLAAHRFYERSGFRPVAAEDLPERFPRMAVDTRFYAIDLG; from the coding sequence ATGAGCAAGCCCGTGATCCGTCCTTTCGTGCCCGCCGACGAGCAGGGAGTCCTCGACGTGATCCTGCCGATCCAGCAGCAGGAATTCGGCGTGGCGATAACCGCCGAGGACCAGCCCGACTTGCGCGCGATCCCCAGTTGGTACCAGACCGGACGGGGCGCCTTTCTCGTCGCCGAGCATGAGGGCCGGATCGTCGGCACCATCGCGATGAAGGACATCGGCGATCTCGGATCCGGCACGGATCGCAAGGGCGGCGGCGCCTTGCGCAAGATGTTCGTGGCGGCGGACTATCGCGGGCGGGAACGGGGCGTGGCCACCGCCTTGCTGCACAGCCTGCTGGATGCCTCGCGGGCGAAAGGGATCGGCACGGTCTACCTCGGCACGACCGACCGGTTCCTCGCCGCGCACCGCTTCTACGAGCGCAGCGGCTTCCGGCCGGTCGCGGCGGAAGACCTGCCGGAGCGTTTCCCGCGCATGGCGGTGGATACGCGCTTTTATGCCATCGATCTGGGGTGA
- a CDS encoding dipeptide epimerase, translated as MIRRVSASIAHHPLARPFAIARGTREAIDLVHVTIEQDGHVGRGEGAPNGRYGEFAPDIVEQIAALAPLVEGGIDRTALLGAVPPGAARNAIDSALWDLEAKRSGVPVSAHFGAFPLALRTAVTVGIDRPEAMAARAAAIAAEHGAGDGNEGGSKGNGPLLKIKLDAHDVAERVSAIRAAVPHAVLIADANESWNMALLERVLPALAQARLELLEQPLPAGADDALEGFDSPVPLSADESAHVAADVARLRSRYAYVTIKLDKSGGLTGALALADAARRAGMGVMTGCMLCSSLSVAAAWPLAAMSRFVDLDGPLWLARDLPGGFTVQDGLLTASGTFGWGQP; from the coding sequence GTGATCCGCCGCGTTTCGGCCTCGATCGCGCACCACCCCCTCGCGCGGCCCTTCGCCATCGCGAGGGGCACGCGTGAGGCGATCGACCTGGTTCACGTGACCATCGAGCAGGACGGGCACGTCGGCCGGGGTGAAGGTGCCCCCAATGGCCGCTACGGCGAATTCGCCCCCGATATTGTCGAGCAGATCGCCGCCCTCGCCCCGCTGGTCGAAGGCGGCATCGACCGGACCGCCCTGCTCGGCGCGGTGCCGCCCGGTGCGGCGCGCAACGCCATCGACAGCGCGCTGTGGGATCTTGAGGCCAAGCGCTCCGGCGTGCCGGTCTCGGCGCATTTCGGCGCTTTCCCCCTTGCGCTGCGCACCGCCGTCACCGTCGGCATCGACCGTCCCGAGGCGATGGCCGCCCGCGCCGCCGCGATTGCCGCCGAGCATGGCGCGGGAGATGGCAACGAAGGCGGAAGCAAGGGCAATGGCCCCCTGCTCAAGATCAAGCTCGATGCCCACGACGTGGCCGAGCGCGTCTCCGCGATCCGCGCCGCCGTGCCCCACGCGGTGCTGATCGCCGATGCCAACGAGAGCTGGAACATGGCCCTGCTCGAACGGGTCCTGCCGGCACTGGCACAGGCACGGCTCGAACTGCTGGAGCAGCCGCTGCCCGCCGGGGCGGACGACGCGCTGGAAGGCTTCGATTCTCCGGTCCCGCTCTCCGCCGACGAATCCGCCCACGTCGCCGCTGACGTTGCCCGCCTGCGCAGCCGCTACGCCTATGTGACGATCAAGCTCGACAAGTCCGGCGGCCTCACCGGCGCACTCGCCCTCGCCGATGCCGCGCGCCGCGCCGGCATGGGGGTGATGACCGGCTGCATGCTCTGCTCGTCCCTCTCGGTCGCCGCCGCCTGGCCGCTCGCCGCGATGAGCCGCTTTGTCGACCTGGACGGCCCGCTCTGGCTGGCGCGCGATCTGCCGGGTGGATTTACCGTGCAGGACGGCTTGCTGACCGCTTCGGGGACGTTCGGCTGGGGTCAGCCCTAA
- a CDS encoding DUF1611 domain-containing protein, with product MIPGPFLLYIGDKRNPLDIKTSRGLATFRRADCIGELGEADNTLTLGLPRMTAVEAAAAGARSLVLGIATSGGRLEEAMIPHVLAALDAGLDIVSGLHQHLATEPRIRERAEALGRQLIDVRAAPEGLKVGTGAARPGRRILTVGTDCAVGKMYTSIHLADALNARGLPARFRATGQTGVLIAGEGVVIDSVIADFIAGAAEALSPAREDDVWDVIEGQGSLFNPSFAGVSLGLLHGAQPQAMVMCHDPSRPHMRGLPHMQVPGIAACIEENLRSARLTSPDAEFIGVSINGSLLDAAAAEDLRARITAETGLPCVDPVVTGMDAVIDRLIARFPA from the coding sequence ATGATCCCCGGCCCCTTCCTCCTCTACATCGGCGACAAGCGTAACCCGCTCGACATCAAGACCTCGCGCGGGCTGGCCACGTTCCGCCGGGCGGACTGCATCGGCGAACTCGGCGAGGCGGACAACACCCTGACCCTCGGCCTGCCGCGCATGACCGCCGTGGAGGCCGCCGCCGCCGGTGCCCGCTCGCTTGTCCTCGGCATCGCCACCAGCGGCGGCCGGCTCGAGGAAGCGATGATCCCCCATGTGCTCGCCGCGCTCGACGCCGGGCTCGACATCGTCTCGGGCCTGCACCAGCACCTTGCCACCGAGCCGCGCATCCGCGAACGGGCCGAGGCACTGGGCCGCCAGCTGATCGACGTGCGCGCCGCCCCCGAAGGCCTCAAGGTCGGCACCGGTGCCGCGCGTCCGGGCCGCCGCATCCTGACCGTGGGCACCGATTGTGCGGTCGGCAAGATGTACACCTCGATCCACCTCGCCGATGCCCTCAACGCCCGCGGCCTGCCCGCCCGCTTCCGCGCCACCGGCCAGACCGGCGTGCTGATCGCCGGTGAGGGCGTGGTCATCGACAGCGTGATCGCCGACTTCATCGCGGGCGCCGCCGAAGCACTTTCGCCCGCGCGGGAAGACGACGTCTGGGACGTGATCGAGGGGCAGGGTTCGCTGTTCAATCCCTCCTTCGCGGGCGTCTCGCTCGGCCTGCTCCACGGCGCCCAGCCGCAGGCCATGGTGATGTGCCACGATCCCTCGCGCCCGCACATGCGCGGATTGCCGCACATGCAGGTGCCCGGCATTGCCGCCTGCATCGAGGAGAACCTGCGCAGCGCCCGGCTGACCAGCCCCGATGCCGAGTTCATCGGCGTGTCGATCAACGGCTCGCTGCTCGACGCCGCTGCCGCCGAGGACCTGCGCGCGCGGATCACCGCCGAGACCGGCCTGCCCTGCGTCGATCCGGTCGTCACCGGCATGGATGCCGTGATCGACCGCCTGATCGCCCGCTTCCCGGCGTGA